A region of the Sodalis ligni genome:
GGTGGCGGAGGCCAGCGGGATCCAGCAGGATAATGAGGCCCGCCTGGAGGCCGCCGAGCTTGAGGTGGACGAACTTAAAAGCCAGCTCGCCGATTACCAGCAGGCCTTGGATGTGCAGCAAACCCGCGCCATTCAATACCAGCAGGCATTGCAAGCGCTGGAGCGCGCCCGCGAGCTCTGCCGGGCGCCGGATCTGACCGCCGACAGCGCCGAGCGTGAACTGGCGCTGTTCCAAGACAAGGAACAGGAAGCCACCGAAGCCCTGCTGCAACTGGAACAAAAGCTGAGCGTCGCCCAGGCGGCTCACAGCCAGTTTGAGCAAGCCTACGGGCTGGTGGAACGGATTGCCGGAGCTACGCCCCGCGGCGAAGCCTGGCAGGCGGCCCGTGAGCTGTTGCGCGACGCGGCCTCGCTGCGGCATCAGGCCGAACGGTTGCATCCGCTGCGCGGCCAGTTGAACGAACTGGAACAGCGTCTGCGTGAACAGCAGGACGCACAGCGTCTCCTGGCGGATTTCAGCAAACGTCTGGGGACCGATTACCAGCCGGAAGAGCTGGACGCGGCGCAGCAAGAGCTGGAGGCACAGGTTGAAACGCTGTCGGTTTCGGTGTCCGAGGCCGGCGAGCGCCGCATGGGGCTGCGGCAGGAATTTGACCAGCTTGCGCAGCGGCTGCAAATGCTGACCCAGCGTGCCCCGGCATGGCTGGCGGCGCAGGACGCGTTGACCGCGCTCGAAGAGCAGAGCGGCGAGCGCCTTGAAAGCGGCTCCCTGGTTACCGAGTATATGCAGCAACTGCTGGAACGCGAACGCGAGACCACGGTGGAGCGTGATGAAGTGGCCGGCGTCAAGCGGGGCATCGAGGAGCAAATTGAACGCCTGAGCCATCCGGGGGGCAGCGAGGACCTGCGTCTGGCTACCCTGGCGGAACGTTTCGGCGGCGTATTGCTCTCGGAAATCTACGATGATGTCACGTTTGACGATGCGCCATACTTCTCCGCACTGTACGGACCCTCGCGCCATGCCATCGTCGTGCCGGATTTATCCCGCATACGCGACCAGTTGGACGGCCTGGATGACTGCCCGGACGATCTCTATCTGATTGAGGGGGATCCGCAGTCCTTCGATGACAGCGTTTTCGGCATCGAAGAACTGGAAAAAGCGGTGCTGGTGAAAGTCGCCGATCGGCAATGGCGCTATTCCCGCTTCCCGGCGGTGCCGCTGTTCGGCCGCGCCGCCCGTGAAAACCGCTTGGAAAGCCTCAATGCCGAGCGCGACGCCCTGGCTGAACGTTATGCCACCCTCTCATTTGATGTGCAAAAGCTGCAGCGGCTGCATCAGGCTTTCGGCCGTTTTGTCGGCAGCCACCTAGGGGTAGCGTTCGAAAGCGATCCGGAAGCGGAGATCCGTGCGTTGACCAGCCGCCGCGGCGAGCTTGAACGGCTGCTGAGCGATCATGAAAACCAGCACCAGCAGCAGCGCCAGCAGTACGAATCGGCGCGGGAAGGACTCAGCCTGCTCAATCGGCTCATCCCCCGCATAAGTGTCCTGCTGGACGACACTCTGGCGGATCGACTCGAGACCATCCAGGGGGAGTGGGAAGAGGCACAGGATGCGGTGCGCTATCTGCAAACCCACGGCGCCGCCCTGGAGCAGTTGGAACCGCTGGCGGCGGTGCTGCAAAACGACCCCGAGCAGCATGAGCAGCTGCAGGCGGATTACCTGCAGGCGCAGCAAACGCAGCGCCTGGCCAAGCAACAGGCTTTCGCCTTGACGGAAGTGGTGCAGCGCCGCGCCCATTTCGGTTATTCCGATTCAGCCGGCATGCTGACGGAAAACTCGGACCTCAACGATAAGCTGCGCCAACGGCTGGAGCAGGCAGAAGCCGAACGCGGCCGGGCCCGGGACGCCTTGCGCCAGCATCAGGCCCGGCTCACCCAGCTGAATCAGGTGCTGGCGTCGCTGAAAAGCGCCTTCGACGCCAAACGGGACATGTACCAGGAGCTGACGCAGGAGTTGCAGGATATCGGAGTGCAGGCCGATGCCGAGGCGGAAGTGCGCGCCCGGGAGCGGCGTGATCAGCTGCATGCCTCCCTCGGCCAGAACCGCAGCCGCCGCAATCAGCTGGAAAAACAGATCACGTTCTGCGAGGCGGAAATGGACGGCCTGCAGAAAAAGCTGAACAAGCTGGAGCGGGATTACCACCAGATGCGCGAGCAGGTGGTGACGGCCAAGGCCGGCTGGTGCGCCGTGATGCGCCTGGTGAAGGACAACGGCGTCGAGCGGCGGCTGCATCGCCGTGAACTGGCGTACATGGAGGCGGACGATCTGCGTTCCATGTCCGACAAGGCCTTGGGCGCCCTGCGCCTGGCAGTGGCCGACAACGAGCATCTGCGGGATGTGCTGCGTTTATCGGAAGACCCGAAGCGGCCGGAGCGTAAAATCCAGTTCTTCATCGCCGTCTATCAGCATTTGCGCGAGCGTATCCGGCAGGATATCATCCGCACCGATGATCCGGTGGACGCCATTGAGCAAATGGAGATCGAACTGAGCCGGCTGACCGAAGAGCTCACCGCCCGCGAGCAAAAACTTGCCATCAGCTCCCGCAGCGTGGCCAATATCATCCGTAAAACCATTCAGCGCGAGCAAAACCGTATCCGTATGCTGAACCAGGGTTTGCAGGCGGTTAGCTTCGGCCAGGTGAAAAGCGTGCGGCTCAATGTCAACGTACGCGAGGCCCATGCCACCTTGCTGAGCGTGCTCAGCGAGCAGCAGGAGCAGCATCAGGATTTGTTCAGCAGTAACCGGCTGACCTTCTCCGAAGCCCTGGCGAAATTATACCAGCGGCTCAACCCGCAAATCGATATGGGGCAGCGGACGCCGCAGACCATCGGTGAAGAGCTGCTGGATTACCGCAACTACCTGGAAATGGAAGTGGAGGTCAACCGCGGTGCGGACGGCTGGCTGCGGGCGGAGAGCGGGGCGCTTTCCACCGGTGAGGCCATCGGTACCGGCATGTCGATATTGGTGATGGTGGTGCAAAGTTGGGAAGAGGAATCAAGCCGGCTGCGGGGTAAGGATATTTCGCCGTGCCGCCTGCTGTTCCTTGATGAAGCGGCGCGCCTGGACGCCAAATCCATCGCCACGCTGTTTGAGCTGTGCGACCGCCTGCAGATGCAGCTGATTATCGCCGCGCCGGAAAATATCAGCCCGGAAAAAGGCACCACCTATAAGCTGGTGAGAAAGGTCTTCAATAATCAGGAACACGTACATGTCGTGGGCCTGCGCGGCTTCGCCAACGAACTGCCCGCGCCGGCGCCCGTCGCGGCGCAGGAAGCATCCTAGCTTGGTCGGGACAGGCTGCCTGATCGTAAACACGCCGTGAACCCGTCCCTGGGGGCTCGATCCGCGCCGTCCCTGGCGCGGACGGTTTACTCTTCTGGCAGCCTGCCCCTCCCCATTAGCTCCGAGTATGCTTGTCAGCTGTGTGAGCCCCGCGAGGCGGCTTTTTTCCTCCTGTTTCGCTCCGTTGAAAAGTTTGTTAATTTCTTCGCAATTTCAGTAACGCATATTTGGCTTTCTGCTTATATACTAAGGAAAAGTCCCATGCGAAAATAGGACGATAATAATTAACAATTCAGCATACAGGGGACAAAGGATGTTACTGACAAGTACCGTGGTATGGCGACGTACGGTGACCGGCTGCCTGCTGGCTTCGTGCCTGTTTCCGCTGTTTGCTCCCAGGGCGCAGGTGGCCACCGCCCCGATATTGCCTGAGACCCATACCTTGGGTCACAGCGCTGCGGCGCTGGCGGCAGTGATGCCCGCCGGCATCAAACCCTTTTATGCCGGCCAGCTGGCGCTGATTTATTCCGCTCACCATAACCAGCCGCTGTGGCAAGATCGCGACGCGGTGCAGCAGTTCCAGCAGCAGCTGGCGGAGTTGGCGTTATCCGGCGTCCAGCCTCAGTTTATTGTCTGGACGCAGTGGTTAACCGATCCGCGCGTCAATGCGATGGCGCGGGATGTCATTCTCTCCGATGCGATGCTGGGATATTTGCAGTTTGTCTCCGGCGTCGATCAAAACGGCGAAAAATGGCTGTTCAACGATGGCCCGTACGTGCTTACCCCACCGCCGGAGCTGGCGGTTCAACACTGGCTGCATGCGGTGCATGACGGCAGCATCGGCCGGTTCGTCGCCGGCCTCGCGCCGCAGAACCCTCAATATCTGAAAATGCACCAGGCGTTGAAAACCATGTTGTCCGACACCCACCCCTGGCCGCGGCTGAACGGCCAGGAAAGCCTGCGGCCGGGGCAAATCAGCGATGATATTCCGGCCCTGAGGGAAATATTGCTGCGTAGCGGCATGCTGGCCGCGGCGCAGCCGGCGCCGGTGCCCACCGCGGATAATGCCCCCGCCGATGCCCGCGCGCCGGCGCCGGTGACCGACGCGCAGCAGTCGGTGGTGGTCAGCCCGGCCGCCGATTCCCCCAAACCCTCCGCTTCCACATCGGATCCTTCAGTCATCGCCACCGTCGATCCCCAGGACAAGGTTTTCACACCTGAGCTGGTGGATGGCGTCAAGCGTTTTCAAAGCTGGCAGGGACTGAACCCTGACGGGGTTATCGGCCGCCAGACCCGCGAATGGCTCAATGTCTCGCCTCAGGTCCGGGTCACCCTGCTGGCGCTGAATATCCAGCGCCTGCGGCTGCTGAATAAACAATTTAACACCTTCATCCAGGTGAATATTCCCAACTATTCGCTGGTGTACTATCACCAGGGCACCGAAGTGTTGTCATCAAGGGTCATCGTCGGCCGCCCAAGCCGCAAAACGCCGCTGATGCGCAGCGCGCTCAGCAGCGTGGTGCTGAATCCGCCGTGGAATGTTCCCACCTCGCTGGTTCAGAAAGATATCGTGCCGAAGGCTATGCGCGATCCGGGCTACCTGCAGCGCAACGGTTTTACCCTGCTATCCGGTTGGAGCAGCGATGCGGAAGTGGTGGATCCCGCCACTCTCGACTGGAATATGATATCGCCTGCCCATTTCCCTTACCGCCTGCGCCAGGTGCCGGGCGCCAATAACGCCCTGGGGCGCTACAAATTCAATATGCCCAGTTCCGATGCGATTTATCTGCATGATACGCCGAACCATAATCTGTTCCTGAGCGATATGCGCGCGCTCAGTTCAGGCTGTGTCAGGGTGAACAAGGCCTCGGATTTGGCCAACATGCTGCTGCAGGACGCAGGCTGGGGCGATGCGCGGGTCAGCGCCACGCTCAAACAGGGCAATACCACCTACGTCTCCATTCGCCATCAGATACCGGTAAATCTGTTTTACCTCACCGCGTGGGTGGCGGAAGATGGTAAACCGCAGTTCCGCACAGATATTTACAATTATGATAGCGCCGTTAAAATCGGTGTAAAAAGCCTGCCCAATGCGGAACGGCTACTGCAATAACCAGCTGAAGAAATGAGAATTGTTCTGGTCGGGGAGCGTTGGGCCCCGACCGGTCATTTTGTGAGCCTTTGCAAACCTTGACAAACCGTGGGTTGACTGCTTCATTTTCAGCGGTTATGGTTCCGGACGGTGCGCTAATGTGCTATTCGTCCGTTTCCTTATGCCAACTGGTTATTTTGCTCATGGATCCTATAAATCAACATCGCCGAAAATTATTGGCGCTAAGCTGCGCAACGATGGGCATCGCCCTCCTTCCCAATGCCTCGTTCGCCATGCTTTCCACACCTCGTCCACGTATCCTTCATCTCAATAATCTCAATACCGGTGAAATCTTAAAGACCGAATTTTTAACGGTAAAGGATATAATCAGGCGGAATTGTCCCGCTTGAATCATTTTTCCGGGATTACCGGGCCAATAAGATAACCAGCATTGACCCGCGCTTGTTCGATCATATCTATCGGCTGCAAATGATGCTGGACACCAGCAAGCCGGTACAATTGATTTCTGGTTATCGTTCCCGCGAACGAACAATGAGCTGCGCGAACACAGCTCGGGTGTGGCAAAACACAGCTATCATACCTTGGGTAAAGCCATGGACTTTCATATTGAGGGCGTTCAGCTCAGCAATATCCGAAAAGCGGCTATGAAAATGCGTATGGGCGGAGTAGGTTATTACCCAAGCAGTAACTTTGTGCATATTGATACCGGTCCGGTAAGAGCCTGGTAGGATGACAGCGCTGCTATTCGCCTATACCCTTGTCCGGGCCGTAACCCGTTGGCGGCGGGCGTTTAATCGCATTTTCGGAGAGTTATGAAATACCATATTGTACCGGTGACGGCGTTTAGCCAAAATTGTTCGCTGATCTGGTGTGAAAAAACCGGGGACGCGGCGCTGGTGGATCCCGGTGGCGAGGCGGCAAAGCTGATGGCGGAAGTTTCCGCCAGGGCCGTGGCGGTAAAACAGATTCTGCTGACCCACGGCCACTTGGATCATGTGGGCGCCGCGGCTGAGTTGGCGGCTCATTATGGCGTACCCATTGTCGGCCCGCAGAGCGAAGATCGCTTTCTGCTGGATGCGCTGCCGGAGCAAAGCCAGATGTTCGGTTTGGATGAGTGCCTGCCCCTCACCCCCGATCAATGGCTTGAGGAAGGGGAGGAAGTACGCGTTGGGGAAGAGCGGTTCGAGATATTGCACTGCCCCGGCCACACGCCCGGACATATCGTATTTTATAATCGCGACGCGCATATCATTCTGATGGGCGACGTGCTGTTCAAAGGCGGCGTGGGCCGCAGCGATTTTCCACGCGGCAGCCATCAGGCCTTGATTAATTCAATCCGCACCAAGCTGTTGCCGTTGGGGGACGATATTGCGTTTATTCCCGGCCATGGCGCCATGTCAACGCTGGGCCATGAGCGCCTGACCAACCCTTTTTTATAATGCCGGCCTAAAAGAGCTGCGCCCGACCCAAAAAAAACCGTCTTTAGCAAGACGGTTTCAGACTGCTGACAACGTACTCGGAGCTAATAAGAAGGGACAGGCTGCCAGAAGAGTAAACCGTCCGCGCCAGGGATGGCGCGGATCGAGCCTCCAGGGAGGGATTCACGGCGTGTTTACGATCTGGCAGCCTGTCCCGACCGGGCACTTTGTCAAAAGCTCAAACCGTCTTTAGCAAGACGGTATTCTTATTTTAGCGTGGGACCGGCTTACAGCACGGCAACAATGGCTTCGCACAGCTGCGCCATATTGTCCGTGGTCATGCCCGCCACATTCACCCGGCCGGAATTGACCGCGTAAACGCCGAACTCATCCCGCAGCCGCAGCACTTGCTCCTTGGTTAATCCGCTGAACGAGAACATGCCGTTTTGCTGATTGATAAACTCGAAATCCTGTTGCGCGCCTTTTTCCCGCAGCG
Encoded here:
- the mukB gene encoding chromosome partition protein MukB produces the protein MIERGKFRSLTLVNWNGFFARTFDLDGLVTTLSGGNGAGKSTTMAAFITALIPDLTLLHFRNTTEAGATSGSRDKGLHGKLRAGVCYAALDVINSRHQRVLVGVRLQQIAGRDRKVDIKPFMIQGLPVAVQPTEILTQIVGDRQARVLSLQEVKERVEEHEEVQFKIFNSITDYHSLMFDLGVIPRRLRSAADRSKYYRLIEASLYGGISSAITRSLRDYLLPENSGVRKAFQDMEAALRENRMTLEAIRVTQSDRDLFKHLISEATSYVAADYMRHANERRLHLDQALSLRRDLFSSRKQLAAEQYRHVDMARELAEVMGSESDLETDYQAASDHLNLVQTAMRQQEKVNRYRDDIDELTFRLEEQTEVVAEASGIQQDNEARLEAAELEVDELKSQLADYQQALDVQQTRAIQYQQALQALERARELCRAPDLTADSAERELALFQDKEQEATEALLQLEQKLSVAQAAHSQFEQAYGLVERIAGATPRGEAWQAARELLRDAASLRHQAERLHPLRGQLNELEQRLREQQDAQRLLADFSKRLGTDYQPEELDAAQQELEAQVETLSVSVSEAGERRMGLRQEFDQLAQRLQMLTQRAPAWLAAQDALTALEEQSGERLESGSLVTEYMQQLLERERETTVERDEVAGVKRGIEEQIERLSHPGGSEDLRLATLAERFGGVLLSEIYDDVTFDDAPYFSALYGPSRHAIVVPDLSRIRDQLDGLDDCPDDLYLIEGDPQSFDDSVFGIEELEKAVLVKVADRQWRYSRFPAVPLFGRAARENRLESLNAERDALAERYATLSFDVQKLQRLHQAFGRFVGSHLGVAFESDPEAEIRALTSRRGELERLLSDHENQHQQQRQQYESAREGLSLLNRLIPRISVLLDDTLADRLETIQGEWEEAQDAVRYLQTHGAALEQLEPLAAVLQNDPEQHEQLQADYLQAQQTQRLAKQQAFALTEVVQRRAHFGYSDSAGMLTENSDLNDKLRQRLEQAEAERGRARDALRQHQARLTQLNQVLASLKSAFDAKRDMYQELTQELQDIGVQADAEAEVRARERRDQLHASLGQNRSRRNQLEKQITFCEAEMDGLQKKLNKLERDYHQMREQVVTAKAGWCAVMRLVKDNGVERRLHRRELAYMEADDLRSMSDKALGALRLAVADNEHLRDVLRLSEDPKRPERKIQFFIAVYQHLRERIRQDIIRTDDPVDAIEQMEIELSRLTEELTAREQKLAISSRSVANIIRKTIQREQNRIRMLNQGLQAVSFGQVKSVRLNVNVREAHATLLSVLSEQQEQHQDLFSSNRLTFSEALAKLYQRLNPQIDMGQRTPQTIGEELLDYRNYLEMEVEVNRGADGWLRAESGALSTGEAIGTGMSILVMVVQSWEEESSRLRGKDISPCRLLFLDEAARLDAKSIATLFELCDRLQMQLIIAAPENISPEKGTTYKLVRKVFNNQEHVHVVGLRGFANELPAPAPVAAQEAS
- the ldtD gene encoding L,D-transpeptidase — protein: MLLTSTVVWRRTVTGCLLASCLFPLFAPRAQVATAPILPETHTLGHSAAALAAVMPAGIKPFYAGQLALIYSAHHNQPLWQDRDAVQQFQQQLAELALSGVQPQFIVWTQWLTDPRVNAMARDVILSDAMLGYLQFVSGVDQNGEKWLFNDGPYVLTPPPELAVQHWLHAVHDGSIGRFVAGLAPQNPQYLKMHQALKTMLSDTHPWPRLNGQESLRPGQISDDIPALREILLRSGMLAAAQPAPVPTADNAPADARAPAPVTDAQQSVVVSPAADSPKPSASTSDPSVIATVDPQDKVFTPELVDGVKRFQSWQGLNPDGVIGRQTREWLNVSPQVRVTLLALNIQRLRLLNKQFNTFIQVNIPNYSLVYYHQGTEVLSSRVIVGRPSRKTPLMRSALSSVVLNPPWNVPTSLVQKDIVPKAMRDPGYLQRNGFTLLSGWSSDAEVVDPATLDWNMISPAHFPYRLRQVPGANNALGRYKFNMPSSDAIYLHDTPNHNLFLSDMRALSSGCVRVNKASDLANMLLQDAGWGDARVSATLKQGNTTYVSIRHQIPVNLFYLTAWVAEDGKPQFRTDIYNYDSAVKIGVKSLPNAERLLQ
- a CDS encoding MBL fold metallo-hydrolase, with amino-acid sequence MKYHIVPVTAFSQNCSLIWCEKTGDAALVDPGGEAAKLMAEVSARAVAVKQILLTHGHLDHVGAAAELAAHYGVPIVGPQSEDRFLLDALPEQSQMFGLDECLPLTPDQWLEEGEEVRVGEERFEILHCPGHTPGHIVFYNRDAHIILMGDVLFKGGVGRSDFPRGSHQALINSIRTKLLPLGDDIAFIPGHGAMSTLGHERLTNPFL